The genomic window CCTGATGAAGCTTTGAAAAGAAGGGAAATATTGTCTCATCACTACAGGACTAAGATGGCAAAAACCAAACTGGGAGCCACTGTAAAAGATGCAAGAGCCCTCTTGACACCTGGGCCTAGCAATCCTGTCTGAGATAAAAGCTATTTCTTCCCCATAGCCACCCTCATTTGTGAAAGGTCATGAAGATAAGCAGGATTGCATCCATGTTTGGCCCTGTCCTCTCGAGTATATGGTTAACTGTTTATATGTGTCCCTTCCCTCCCCGGTTATTGAGTCACCATCTGGAGAATGGGCTTTTGCCTTTAAGGCTCCCCAATGATGCAGGAGATGAGATCTCTGCAGCTTCTCCAAAGccctttcccccttgttccttcTGACTGTGGTCCTCGGCCTCATTCAACACTGAGCATAATTTTACATTTGCCCCGAGCCCCCGAAAATAAAAAGGTGGAAAACAGGAAGAGTGCCATGGTTTTAGTTGACTGACAGGAGTTATACAGAAATCTGAAACAAAAGAGTTCTGATGAAGAGCTCTGtataactcaaaagcttgcttgctACTGGATTAACAGCACTTCATTTGTCTGATAAAAACAATCACCTTCACCTGTTGTGCATCTGTGGGATATCAGCTTGTCAGACAGCCTGTTAATTTCATTTCATCTTTGTTAATGTCACTCCCCCTGGCAATTTCACTGAAACCACCTTTGTCCTTGACGACTCTTCTGTCATGCTTCCACTTAATTTATTACAGGCAGCAAATGAAATCGGTATGTTCTGGAAGTAGCTTTGGTTAGGAGAGTACTTTTCAAAGAGATGGTGCTTGATCAATGAAATagggtatttttgttgttgttttccaccaCCATTTGGGGATCCCTTTGCCCCACCAGATAGTTTTGTGTCTCCTTTTACTTTGTGCTCTCTGGAACGAGACCAGGAGGCACCCTTCTCCACTGGGGATTGGGTCCCTTTCAGGTGTTTTTTTCAGAGACAAGAGACTATATTATTGCACTCACAGCACACTTGATAGTCCGGAAGGAGAGCAGGTGCTCGGTCCTGTAGCCACTGTTCCCACTCCAGGCCTCCCACCGAGGGTAGTCTCCTTTCTCCAAGATGAATTGCTGTCCTTGGTATTCAGGGTACTCAAACCCCACCCAGCTGTAAAGATGAGAAGAGGAGAGAGCGCAAATGCTGGTAGCTTCAAATTTAAAACtcacaataaaatttaaaaatcaaaatcaaatattGCTCAAACCATCCAATAATTGCCTGTGAAACATTATGGGGTAAAAGACTGGCAGAAGCCCCCCCTATGgagttctttttctctctccttccacccATCAGCCATATATATCTGTGGATTCTCCAAGCATGCTGCTATTTCTTTTCAAGCCAGCTTTGCAAATATTGCTCAATGGACACCAAATCACTTACGGGCCACTTTCCACCTTGATGGAGCGGATCTTGCGGAAGCCACGTTCCATGATGCTGGGACACTCCATCAGAAATTCACAGCGCTTCCCCTGGAAGTTTTCTTCCTCCCAGACAGTTATCTTGAATTGACCCAGGGTCTCCATGTGCTGGCTGGTCATGGGCAGCTCTTCTGCTATAGAAATGcaatgtgtgtgggtttttaatGCTTGTTTCTGGTGGTGATGGCAGCAGGGTGGGGTCAGCCCTGTCCACCTGCACTACCCACAGAAAATCCAAAGTACATCCTGTTAGCAGCTATCATGGAGTAGCATCAGCAAGCACCATCCGACACAGTTAAGAGAATGGATCACGGAGAAGAGATAGACAGTAGCATCTGAAATGCTAGAAAAAGTAACCAGACTCTGAGTTGGATTATCTGGCTAAGTGATGAATTGTGCAGGCCAAGAGAGTCCATGATGCTCCTTTTCATCTATTCCTCCTCAGTTTGTCATCTCATTTTACTAGCACCTATCCCTGGCTAGTTTGTACAATGCAGCACCCCCCCTGTCCTTGCTGACCAGCGGCTGGATTCATGCAAATGGTGGAGCGAGTCACAGTGGAAAACGGGTGCCTACACATCCGGCTCTACCATTAGACAGGGCGATGCAGCTCACCCCAGGGAGCAGGTTTGAAGGTCCTATTAAAGGGaccttatttcattttatattatacagggtgagtcctttaaaagaggccccgtggatacagagtacatgtgttccacagggcctctttgaAAAGACTCACTTGTACTTTCTGACTCGAGAGCCAAATCTCATTCCTTCCTTTAACCTATAGTTCAGTCAACATCTGCAAGCCCTCATAGGACTGTCAGTCCCCATGATCCAGCTGTATTCCTGTCTAAGTTTATGAGGTATGTTGTCTTGAGTTGAAGGGAAATCCAGAATCCAAGTCACAGGCCCCCTCCCCTCAATGGAAGAAAAGTTTTTGGAAAGcttcctttacatttttattacgCACAGCCTGGTGCCAGAATTGTGCCACTAGATTTCTGCTGGCCCCTTCCATCTTACCTTATAGTGCAAACTAACTTATACACACACCCTTCAGTGCTGTGTTTCTCACTTTCCTGCCAATGCATTCTAATTGTTacttaagaacaaaagaaaaaaggatagaCCTGCTGCAGTTGTGGGTCATACAGAATTATAGAGGTAGATGGGTCTGAAATGCCATTCAACATAGCCCTCTATCTAAAGGCAGGACCAGCCATTCAACAACACCCATCAACTACACTAATACAATCCAGACCACAGCTTGCTGCCAGCAAAGAGCAGGTGCATCAGGAAAGGTGCCG from Lacerta agilis isolate rLacAgi1 chromosome 1, rLacAgi1.pri, whole genome shotgun sequence includes these protein-coding regions:
- the CRYBA2 gene encoding beta-crystallin A2, yielding MTSQHMETLGQFKITVWEEENFQGKRCEFLMECPSIMERGFRKIRSIKVESGPWVGFEYPEYQGQQFILEKGDYPRWEAWSGNSGYRTEHLLSFRTIKCANHSDSKVTLYEAENFQGRKFELSDDYPSLQAMGWGNKEVASIKVNSGAWVAYQYPGYRGYQYVLERDRQNGEYKKYSEYSTQAHTNQIQSIRRVQH